The nucleotide window TGTCTCGGATGGCCGCCTGAAGCGCGCCGCCGAGCGGTTCCGGCGCGCGGGCCTCCACAACATCGAGACCCGGCCCCTGGCCAGCGAAACCGATCGCTGGGTGAAGCGCCACAAGGGCGGCTTCGATCGCGTGCTGGTCGATGCGCCATGCAGCGGCACCGGCACGTGGCGGCGCAATCCCGATGCCCGCTGGCGGCAGCAGGAGGCGGGGCTCGATCATCTCCTGCCGCTGCAGGCCCGTATTCTTGCCAGCGCCGCTCGGCTGGTGAAGCCCGGCGGGCGGCTCGTCTACGCCACATGCTCCATGCTGCCGGAGGAGAACGAGGCCCAGGTGGCGGCATTCCTTGCGGCCTATCCCGCCTTTCATGTCATGCCGGTGCGCGAGGCTGCGCCACAACTGACCGGTTCTGCGCATCCGGATCACCTGTCGCTAACGCCGGCGCGCCACGAGACGGACGGGTTTTTTGCCGCCGTCCTGCAGCGCGAGCCCGCGGCAGCGCCCGCGTAAAAATCGTCGCCGGGCAATGCGGGAAACCCCGCCTGCCCACCGGACCTTTACTTGCGGATGGGAACGCCCTTGGTGGTGAAGCGCTGCGTCCCGGCGGTGCTGCGCACGGGGCGCCGCGTGCCGGCGGCCTTGCCGGTGCCGGGCGGCTGGTGGGCCGGCACCAATTGGTCGGGGCGCGAGCCGATCAGATCGGCGCGGCCCATCTGCTTCAGCGCCTCGCGCAGCAGCGGCCAGTTCTCGGGATCGTGGTAGCGCAGGAACGCCTTGTGCAGGCGGCGCTGGCGCAGCCCCGTCACCGTCACCACCTTGTCGCTCGCCCCCCGCCGCACGCCCCGCAGCGGATTGACGCCGGTATGGTACATGGCGGTGGCCGTGGCCATGGGAGACGGCAGGAACGTCTGCACCTGATCGGCGCGATAGCGGTTCTTCTTGAGCCAGAGCGCGAGGTTCATCATGTCCTCGTCGGTCGTGCCCGGATGCGCGGCAATGAAATACGGGATGAGATAGTATTTCTTGCCGGCCTGCTTCACCGCGGCGTCGAACATCTCCTTGAAGCGGTCATAGGTGCCGATGCCCGGCTTCATCATCTTGTCGAGCGGGCCGCGCTCGGTGTGCTCGGGCGCGATCTTCAGGTAGCCGCCGACGTGATGGGTCACCAGCTCCTTGATATATTCGGGGCTCTTCACCGCCAGGTCATAGCGCACGCCGGAGGCGACCATCACCTTCTTGACGCCCTCCACCTCGCGGACCTTCCGATAGAGCCGGATCAGGTCGTCGTGGGAGGTGTTCAGGTTCGGGCAGATGTCGGGAAAGACGCAGGACGGCCGCCGGCACGCCGCCTCGATCTTGGGGTCCTTGCAGGCCATCCGGTACATGTTGGCGGTGGGCCCGCCGATGTCCGAGATCACGCCCGTGAACCCCGGGGTCTTGTCCCGGATCAGCTCGATCTCGCGCAGGATCGAGCCCTCCGAGCGGTTCTGGATGATGCGGCCCTCGTGCTCGGTGATGGAGCAGAACGTGCAGCCGCCGAAGCAACCGCGCATGATGGTCACCGAGAACTTGATCATGTCCCAGGCCGGGATCTTCGCATCGCCGTAGGAGGGATGCGGCGCGCGGGCGTAGGGCAGGTCGTAGACCGCGTCCATCTCGGCGGAGGTCAGCGGGATCGGCGGCGGGTTCAGCCACAGGTCGCGGTCGCCGTGGCGCTGCACGAGCGGGCGCGCATTACCGGGATTGCTCTCCCGGTGCAGCACGCGGGAGGCGCGGGCATAGGCTTCCTTGTCCTGCTCGACCTGCTCATACGCTGGCAGCCGGATCACCACGTTACCGGGGCGACGGGCAGCCCCGTCATCGGAGGAGTCGAGATCGTCGGCATGCAACTCGGTGTAATTTTCCGGCACGCGGCGGAACAGGGCGACGCCCCTTATGGAATTCAGATCGCGCGGCGCCTCGCCGCCGGCGAGGCGGTTCGCCACCTCCACGACGGCACGCTCGGCATTGCCGTAGAGGAGCAGATCCGCCTTGGCGTCCGCCAGGATCGAGCGGCGCACCTTGTCGGACCAGTAGTCGTAGTGGGCGATGCGGCGCAGCGATGCCTCGATGCCGCCGAGCACGATGGGCACGTCCTTGTACGCCTCGCGGCAGCGCTGGGTGTAGACGATGGTGCAGCGGTCCGGCCTTTTTCCGCCCTCGCCGCCGGCCGTATAGGCGTCGTCGTGGCGCAGCCGGCGGTCGGACGTGTAGCGGTTGACCATCGAGTCCAGGTTGCCGCCGGTGACGCCGAAGAACAGGGTCGGCTTGCCCAGCGCCTTGAACGGCTCCGCCGACTGCCAGTCGGGCTGCGCGATGATGCCGACGCGGAAGCCCTGGGCTTCCAGCAGCCTGCCGATGATGGCCATGCCGAAGCTTGGATGATCCACATAGGCGTCGCCGGTGACCAGCACGATATCGCAGGCGTCCCAGCCGAGCGCGGCCATCTCGGCGCGGCTCATGGGCAGGAATGGCGCCGCCGTGTGGGACTGCGGCCGGTGGCGGGACAAGGAACTCAAGGGTTTTGCGGCGTCGGCGTGGGTGTCCATGGCGTCCACGCATAAGGCTCCACCCCGGCGAATTCAACTCACCATGCCCGGAGCCGCGGACCCAGACCCTTGCCCATGGCCACACGGCGCCGGCGCGAATGAAGCCGAAACAGCTATCGGCCGTCTGGTTGGAGCGGCATTTCCGACAGGGGAAGAAGGCGGGAATCTTCCAAGGCCGCCGTGCGATGACCAAGGCCGGCGAGATACGCATCGTGACTGGCAAAGGCGAGAAAGGAGGCGACGCTCGTCTGGCGTACCAGCATCGCCCTGTCCCATCTCTCATTGTCGGGGCCGATCAGGAACGGGCCTCCCGAGCCGAGAAACAGCACGTCGCCGCCGCTCGCGCGCAGATGGGGCAGCGTATGCCGGATATAGCGGTCGAAGGCCTCCGAGCCGCTGATCGGCCCGGCGGGCGCAAGGCCTGGATGGTCCGAATAGTCCGCGACATCCCGGAAGCGCAGCAGGTTCAACATGACGACGTTGCCCACGAACCCGCGTTGCAGGAAGAGCCGGCCGGCGTCTTGCGTCGGCTCGAGATAGCCGATGGTGTCGGACGCGTTCGTGGCATCTGCCCACCGTCTGTCAGTTTGAGTTCGCGTGATCGGCCGGGCCGAACGCCAGGCGCAGCACATAGGCCCGAACATCCTTGGGCCAGTCGGCGATCCGCTCTTCCAGCACCGGGCGATCGTCCGCGAAAAGGGCGCGTGTTGCCTCTTCATAGCCGGGCAGATCGCCTGCGATGGCCTGCATGAAGTGATAGGCGGTCTCCTGGGCGGCGCGCTTTTGCTGTCGTGGGTTTGTGGTCCGGCGGGCGTCGTCCACCAAGCGCCTCAAGGTGGCGGAGGCGCCGCCCGGCTGGGCAGACAGCCAGTCCCACTGGCGCGGCAGCAAGGTCACTTCGCGGGCGATCACCCCCAGCTTCGGCCGTCCACGCCCCTTCGGGCCTTCAGCCTCGTCCGGCACCGCTTCGGAGGGCGCGTCGGCCCGTGGTCGATGGCGGCCGACGACGGTTGGCGCAGGCCGCGACAGGCGCTCCACGATCTCCGCATCTGTCCCGCGCAGGTCGAGATCGACGATGCGACCGGTGCCATCGTCGAAGACGAGGATTGTCTCCGCCGCCTTGGTTTCGGCCGATCGTCGAATGGCAAGGGCGACTTCCGCCAATGGGCCCGAGAGCAGCAGTCGATGGCCTTCGAAGGCCGTGCAGGGCTTGGTTGGGGGATTGATCATGGCACGCTCATCAAGCAAGGGATGGCGCATTTAATACCCGGGTAAATTTATCCCGTCAATATTACCCGGATAAAATAATCCCACCGCGATACGGCTGCAGATTTGCGCCGCCGAACCCGCATCACTCCGGCGGGGAGGAGCCGATGGGCGCCGGCGCCGTTCCGGGTCGATGGAGGAGGGTCAGCGACAGGAATGCGCCGACCCATGACCCCGCCGCCGCGAACACCACATACACCCAGTTCTCCGTGTAACTGATCACGGCGAAGGACGAGAGCATGTACCAGACGCTGGACCAGTTGGCGGCGGAGAGCCGCTTGCGCGCCACCACGGCCGACGTGAAGGCCACATAGCAGGCATCGGTCGCCGCCGTGGCGACGAACACGCCGAGCGCGATGAGCGGGTCGAGGGCGGAAAAGGCCGTGAGGATGTGCTGCATGGGAAGCCCGGGACGGGGGAGGGCGGTCAGATGACCGGTGGCCTCCATCATGGCGCAGGCGCGGGCCTGGGCAATGGGCGGGTGGGCCGGACGTTTGTTGCCATGGCCGGCGCCGTTGCGATCACGGGGCTCCGGTTTGCCCGCTCATCCGGCCGCGTCGCAACGCGCCGCAGCGCGGGCGGCGTTCGCGCAGGCGCCGAACATGGTTTAATGCGGGCTGCTTCGCTCAAGCGTGTGCCGCGACATGCATGATTCCGCCGTCCTCGCCTGGATGCTGTTTGCGGCCCACGCGAGCCTCCAGCTTGTCTTCATCGTCCGCGCATTGCTGCGCCCCCACCGGGAGCCCTCTTCGCGGTTTGCCTGGGTGCTGGTGATCCTGCTCGCGCCCGTGGTCGGCGTCCTGGCCTATATCCTGTTCGGCGAGGTCAATTTGGGGCGCAAGCCCATCGAGCGGCTGCGCGCGGCGCTGAAGGCCCTGCCGCCCGCCCCGGACGTGGCCGGAGCGTCGGCCGAGGCGATGGTCCCCGAACGCTGCGTGCCGCTGTTCCGGGTCGGCTATTCGGTGAACCACTTCGTGCCGGTGGCCGGCAACCGGGCGGTGCTGCTGCCCGATTCCGCGGCCGCCATCGCCGCCATGGTCGCGGACATCGATGCCGCTCAACACAGCGTGCATGTGCTGTTCTATATCTGGCTCGCCGACGGGAGCGGCCTGAAGGTGATGGAGGCGCTGAAGCGCGCCGCCGCGCGCGGCGTCGTCTGCCGGGCCATGGCCGATGATCTCGGCTCCCGGGCGCTGATCCGCTCCGCCCATTGGCGCGACATGGCGACGAGCGGGGTGAGGCTGGCGGCGGCGCTGCCGGTGGGCAATCCCCTGCTGCGGCTGTTCAAGGGCCGGATCGACATGCGCAATCACCGCAAGATCGTGGTGATCGACAATGCCGTCACCTATTGCGGCAGCCAGAATTGCGCCGACGCCGCCTTCGCGGTGAAGGCCCGGTTCGCGCCCTGGGTCGATGTGATGGCCCGCTTTGAGGGGCCGGTGGTGCGGCAGAACCAGTATCTGTTCGCCAGCAACTGGATGGCGCAGACCGACGAGGATCTTGCGTCCCTGTTCGCCGAGCCGCTGCCTGCCCAGGTCCCGGGCTTCGTCGCGCAGGTGATCGGCTCGGGCGCCGGCGTGCGCTATTCGGCCATGCCGGAGACGTTCGTCGCGCTGATGAATGCGGCCCGGCGCGAACTGGTGATCACTACGCCCTATTACGTCCCGGATGAGCCGCTCCAGGCCGCTCTGTGCGCCAGCGCCCGGCGTGGGGTCGCGACCACCATCGTCTTTCCCGGGCGCAACGATTCCTGGATCGTGGCGGCCGCCAGCCGCAGCTATTATCGCGACCTGCTGGAGGCGGGCGTGGAAATCCGCGAATATGTCGGCGGCCTGCTGCACGCCAAGACGCTCACCCTCGACGGCGAGGTGACCCTGATCGGCTCCGCCAATATCGATCGCCGCAGCTTCGAGCTCAACGCGGAGAACAACATCCTCCTGCACGACGAAGCCTTCACCCGCGCGGTCCGGGCCCGCCAGCAGGTGTTCCTCGATGCCGCAACGCCGGTGACGCGGGCGCAAGTGGACGCCTACAGCGTGGGGCGGCGGCTCTGGAACAATGCCATCGCCATGCTCGGGCCGGTCCTGTAGGTGCGCGATGCCGGGGGGCCAAACCGTCGGATTGGTATTTGCGAACGGCGCACGCGCTGATGTAAATTAAGGCATGCTCACTTCCGCGCCACGCCCCAGCGCCTCATCCGATACATCCGCTCCAACGCGAACCGTCTTTGGCAAGGACTTGCGCACGCTGCTGCTGTGGTGCTGGCAGGGGCTGGGCGGAACGCTGGCAGTCGCGGCGATGGAAGTCGCCGCCTATTTCGGCGAGACGCCTCTGGCCCTCATTCCATTCGTCACCTCCATCGTCCTGGTCCTGGGCATGCCCGAAGCCGCGGCCGCCCAGCCGCGGGCGCTGGTGGGGGGCCATCTGGTCTCGACGCTGGTGGGCCTGGCCATGCTTGCCGCCTTTGGGCCTTCCGAGCCTGCCGCCGCGGCGGCGGTGGGGCTCGCCATGGTGGCCATGCGGGCCAGCGGTACCATGCATCCCCCGGCCGCGATCAATCCGATCATCGTGGTGATGGAGGCCATGAAACCGGGCTTCCTGCTGGTGCCGGTGGGCCTCGGTGCCGTGCTTTTGTCGCTGTATGCGTTCGGCTGGCACAATCTGGCGCGGCGGGGCAGTTGGCCTTTGCGTTGGTGGTAGGTCCGGAGCGTGTGGTTTCAGGCAAGGGTTGGTCGGACCGTCCCCCGCGCATCTCTCCCGGTGCCGTCTGTTGAGGTGGCGGTAAAGGACGCGGGTTGCGTTTCGGTTCGCGTGACGAACACCCATCGAAACAACAGCCCAGAGCCGTGATCCAGGGCGAGCGGAAAGCGCTCTAGCCCCGCACGGCGCCCCTGAACGCGGCGGAAAGCGCGGCGAGCGCATCGCGCGGGCGTCCATCCTTGATCCGCGTGTGAAGCAGCACCGGCAGGCGCGGCAGCTCGGGCAGGTTGAGCCTGCGGCCGACGTCGACGGCGCCGAACGGCAGCATGCGCGGTGCCAATGCGGCGACGCCGAGCCCGGCCGTCACCGCCGCCGCCACCGCCGTCACGCCGCCACCGACGAAGATTTCCGTCCACGGCACGCCGGCCGCATCGAGGATCTGCCCGGCTAATGCGCGCACGCCGCAGGGCTCGGCCATGGTGGCGAGCGGCAAGGGCTCACCCGCGCGGTGCTGCCAGTGCGGGGCGGCGAACCATCCGAACTTCTCCTCGGTCACCAGTTCCCCATCGTTGCGCCCGGCATGGAGGCGGACGATCACCGTATCGAGCTCCCGCCGGTCGAAGCTCTGCAGCAGGTCGCCGGACGATCCGATCCGGATCTCGATGAGCAGTTGCGGGTCCTGAGCGTTCATGCGGGCAATCAGGGCCGGCAGCTCCGGCCCCGCCACATGGTCGCTGATGCCGATGGCGAGGCGCTGGCGCGCGCGCGCGAAGGCGGCCAGGGCGCGGTCGTGCATCTCCAGGAGGTCCCGAGCGTCCTTCAGGAAGACCTCGCCGCGGGCCGACAACTCCACATAGCGGGGCGTGCGCTCGAGGAGCCTGCAGCCGAGCCGCTCCTCCAGACGCTTCAGCTTCAGGCTGACCGCCGCCTGCGTGGTCTGCAGGGCTTCCGCTGCGCGCGTGAAGCTGCCCAGCTCGGCGATGCGGACGAAGGCCCGCACCGCGTCAAGGTCGAGGGGATGTTCTATCATTTCGATTGATTATCACTGATATCAACTGCCATATCTTATCAAAATGATGGTGCGGCGTCTAACGTTGCAGCGGGCCATACGAGGAAAGGACCCGCACATGCCGCTCATTCATGTCTCCCTGCGCGCCGGCAAGCCTGAAGCCTACCGGGAGGCCATTCTGGACAGCCTCTACCGGGCGCTGCGGGAGGCGCTCAACGTCCCCGAGGACGACCAGTTCATGACCATCAGCGAGCACGCGCCCGGCAACTTCCGCCATGGCACGGCCTATGGCGTGCAGCGGGGCGATGATCTCGTCTACATCACCATTACCGTGTTCAACACCCGCACGCCGGAGCAGAAGAAGGCGCTGTTCCGGCGCATCGCGGACCTGCTCGGCGAAAGCCCAGGCATCCGGCCCGAAGACGTGTTCGTCGTCATCGCCGATGCCCCGAAGGAGAACTGGTCCGTCGGGCACGGCCTTCAGTTCGCCTGAGGCGCGGACGCCCCCAGCGTCGCCGCCATCCGGTCGTTGGCGCCGATATGGATGTGGGAGATCATCGCCGCCTCACCATGGCGTGCCGTCCTTGCGGGTGAAGGACCAGCCCTGGGCGGAAAACCGGGCCACCAGATCGTCCTCGGGATATTCCCCTGCATCCTCAGGGTCCCGGTCGCCGATCTCCAGGTAACGCACCTCCTCGTCCGTCCGGTTGACGAGGTGGTGCGCCAGCCCGTTCGCCGGGAAGCCGACGCACATGCCGGGGCCGAGCGTAAACTCCCCCTCGTCCGTGCGCAGGGTCGGCGTGCCGCTCAGGATATAGACGAACTCCTCCTGCCGCGTATGCCGGTGGAGCAGCGCGGACTGGGCGCCGGGCGCGAGGGCGGTGAGGTTCACCCCGAAGCGGGAAAGGCCGAAGGCGTCGCCGAGCTGGCGCTTTTCGCGCCCGGACATGCGCTCCGCGAACGGCGCGGGGTAGTTCGAGGGCTTGCGGCGCGGCGGCACATCCATGGCTGCGAGCGGCGTCCGCACAGGGGTGGTCATGAAGGGCTCCGTCGCTGAACGTCAAGGGCTGGAAACTAGCGGATGTCTGCGCTCGAATGAGTGAGAAGTTCTCACCTGTTGCCGGTCGCCGGCCCGGTCGCGCTGAGCGGAGCCGCCATGTCCTTCAGCCTGCCTTCGCTGCGCGGCCTTGCCGCCCTTGATGCCCTGGCCCGCCACAGGCGGCAGGGGGCCGCGGCGGAGGCCCTCGGCATCTCGCGGTCCGCGCTTTCCCACCGCATTGCCGACCTCGAGGCGGAACTCGGGGCCCGGCTGATCCGCACCGAGGGCCGGGTCTCGGTGCTGACCGATGACGGCACCGCCCTCCTGGCTGCCATGGGCGACGCGATCGAGCGGATCGAGGCGGCGGTCGCGCCGTTGCAGCGGCGGTGCCGGCAGATCCGGCTCTCCACGGTGAACACCCTCGCCGCCAACTGGCTGCTGCCGCGCCTGCCGGAATTCCAGCGCGCCCATCCCGGCATCGAGATCGCCGTGCTCACGACGCAGAGGGTGGTGGACCTCGTTGAGGAAGATATCGACTGCGCCATCCGCAACGGGTCGGGCGCCTGGCCGGATGTCGCGGCGACGCTGCTGTTCCGCGAGACGCTGGTGCCCGTTGCGGCGCCGGGCCTTGTGCTCGGGCCTGCGGCCTCGTGGCCGGTGATCCGCGCCCGCGCGCGATATCGCGACTGGAGGCTGTGGTGGCAGGGGACGGGACAAGGCGGGGCGGTGCCAGGGAGCCGCATTGTGGTCGAGAACAGGGCGCAAGCCCTCGAAGCGGCCTTGGCTGGCGGGGGCGTCTTGCTCACCGATGCGCGCTACATCGGGGCTCATGTGGCATCCGGACGCCTGCACGTGTTGGGACCGGCGGTGGAACTGGACACCGGAAACTATTTCATCCGCCGCAAGGGGGCACGCAACCCGCGGCACATGGATGCGCTCGAGCACTGGCTGGTGGAGCAGGGGAGTGCCGCAGGACAGGTGGAATGACAGGCGGTGCCGCCGGTCGCATTCGCGCCGCAGCCGGCCAGCATCGGATCATTGACGGGAATTGCCCACCTTGGCCGACATGGTCTTGACCGCGCGGTGCAGGAGCACGCGGATCGCGGTGGGCGACAGGCCCGAGCGCAGCGAGACTTCGGCCACCGACTGCCCCTCGATCTTTACCGTGCGCACGATGTCGCGGGAGCGCTGGGGCAGGCCGTCCAGGAGACGCTCCAGGTCGAGCCGCGCGCTGGCAGGCGCCTCCTCGTCCGCTCCGGCGATATCGTCGATCTCGTCCACAACGCTCGACGCGTTCCGGTGCGTCGCCCTGAGGTGGTCGATGAGCTTGTAGCGGGCGATGGCGAAGAACCAGGCCGCGAACGGCCGCTGCGGATCATAGGTGGCGCGGCGTTCGTGGATGGCGATCAGCGTGTCCTGAACCAGATCTTCCACCGAGGCATCGCGGCCGAGCCGGCGCGCGAAATAGCTGCGGAGAGTTGCCGCCAAGGCTTTCAAGAGGGCGCGATAGGCTGCCTCGTCGCCAGCCTGGGCGGCGATCATCAGGGCGTCCAGTGGCGGGTTTGGCGCCGACACGTCCATCTCCGCATTCAGATCCGCGCGCGACCAATACCGCTGCCGCCAATGGGCCGCCGGAGACCGTCGCGCCCGGCCCAACGATCCAATGGCCCAGCGCCAAATCCATTCTAGATCGACCGCCCTAAAACGCAAGCGGATGATGGCCGATGACCACAGCGGCAGGGCCCTACCATCGCAGCAGGCGCGGCCCAAGAAGCGCGCCCAGCACACCTGTGAGGGCAATGCCGGCGCCGTACCACAAGGTGACGAAGGGCAGGGCCGTCTCGTCGCAGGCGATGGCGTAGATGGCGGCCGAAAGCGCCCCGGCCGTCACGCCCACGGCGGCGCCCGCAAGGCGCAGCCGTGTGGGAGCCATCTGGCGCATGGCATACATGCCGGCGGCCAGGATGGGCAGCGCGAGCAGCATGATGAGGGCCGTGCAGTGGTCCAGCGTGTGGCCGAGGAGGAGCGGGCGCATCGCGTCCCGCGGCGCGGAGGCGAGCTGGACGCTCGCGAGCAGGGCCATGGTGCCAGCCACGGCGATCCCCACCGTATAGCCGCGACCAGCTTCAGCGCCCGGCCGGCCCAGCCGGTCGACGGCCATCAGCCCGGCAACTGCGAGGCCGGACGGGAAGACGAGTTTGATCCAGAACGACGCGGTGGCGAGGGCCGAAGACACGTCCGGGCGCAGGCCGAGCAGCGCCAGCATGGCTGCTGCGGACGCCGCACTTCCGAAGGCGAACGCCAGGGCGAGCGTGCGGCGCACGGATGGGACCGGCGTGGCCGAAAGATCCCCCGAGAGAGCATCGATCAGCGCATCCGTCGAGATGCCTTCTTGCCCTCCAGCGAAGCGCACGCCGTCGCGCATCGTGAACCCGCCTTCCAGTTCAGGCCCGCGGCTGGGGAAGAGCGCTCATCCATGAGCCCCACACGCCACGCGCCAAAGCGAAAATCATGTCAAATCATCCATCCGGGGTGCGGCGAAAGCAAGGAGCCGCCCGGCAAAGTGCTTTGACAAGATCAGGAGCATTCCAGCTTTGCGGCGCGCATGCGATGGCTGCGCACCTTGTGCCGGTTGCCGCAGGCGGACATGGAGCACCAACGCCGGGTCCCGTTCCGCGCCGTGTCGTAGAAGATCAGGCTGCACTCCGGATTGGCGCAGTGCCGCAGTCGCGCACGCTCGTAGTGGGTCGCGAAGTCGGCGAAGTCCGTGGCGATGGCGACCAGGGGATCCATGTCGCCGGCCTCTTGCCGCTCCACCAGAAGCCTGCCGTCACGCCAGGCGAACTGCGGTGGCGCGGCGCCGGCGACCAGATGCCGATTGACGAGATCAAGGTCCGGGGCAGCGGGGCGGCTGCCGGTCTCCAGCGCGTCAAACAGGCGCTGGAGGGCCGCGCGCAGGGCATGCACGTCCGCGAGGTTGGCGTCAGCCGCGCCTTTGAGCCCCGACCCCACCTTGAGGCCGGCGGCGGCGAGCCATCTCGCCCATCCCTCAGGCGTCGCCAGAAAATCCCCAAGGGCCACCGGCGCGGAGTTCGCGAAATCGATCCAGAGGCGGCTGCCCAGAAACGGCATGCCATCCCGGAAGTCGCTGTCCTGCGGTGTGGCCAAGGCCCGCGTCCCTTTCTTGATCCGACGCCTCAGCGGGCGCTGTAACCGGGAACATAGTTCGTCACAGGTTTGGCGCAAGGCCGGGGCGGAAGGGTGAAACCGTTAAAAATAATTTGACAGGTTACATCGGGTATGTAACTCCATTCGTGGCATTAAGCCAGTTACGAAAGGTGCCCCATGCTGAATGCGTTTCTCCAGGCCGTCCGTCCGGCTGCGGCCGGCTCCACTCCGGTGGCCACGGTGGCTTATCGCCGGGCGGCGGTCGGCGGCCTCGACATTTTCTATCGGGATGCGGGACCGGCCGACGCGCCGGTGATCGTGCTGCTGCACGGCTTTCCCTCCTCCTCCCACATGTTCCGGAATCTCATTCCCGCGCTGGCCGACCGCTACCGCGTGATCGCGCCGGACTATCCGGGCTTCGGCTATTCCAGCGCCCCGGCGCCCGAGGATTTCGCCTACAGCTTCGATGCCCTCGCCGACGTGGTGGAGACGTTGCTCGCAGACCTCGGCGTGCGCCGCTACGCGCTCTACTTGCAGGATTTCGGTGGACCCGTGGGCATGCGCATCGCCGCCCGTCATCCGGAGCGGGTCACTGGCCTCATCGTGCAGAATTCGGTGGCGAACCTGGAAGGCTTCGCCGCCAGCGCGGTGGGCACCTTCGGACCCTACTGGGCCGACCGCAATGCCGAGACGGAAAAGCCCCTCCGCGGCTTCCTCACCGCCGAGACCACGCGCTTCCAGTATGAGCACGGCGCCTCGGCCCGCGCGGATCGCGTCAGCCCGGATGCCTGGCAGCACGACCAGTGGCTACTGGACCGCCCCGGCAACGACCGGATCCAGCTGGAGCTGCTCTACCGCTACCAGGACAATGTGGGCGCCTATCCGCAGTGGCAGGCCTATCTGCGCGCGCACCAGCCGAACATCCTGGTGACCTGGGGCGACAACGACCCCTTCTTCACCGCCGCCGGCCGCGACCTGTTCAAGGCGCTGGTGCCGGCCACCGAGGTGCACGCCTACGACGCCGGCCATTTCGCTCTGGAGACCCACGGGCCGGAGATCGCCGCCGCCATCCGCGCCTTCCTCGCCCGCGTGGCTCCGGCCGCCTGACGCCGGTCGCGCGCGCCCTCGCGCATCACCGGTCGCCGCGCCGGCCGATCCCGGCGTGGCGACCTTGCTGCCCCTTGCGGAGTTTTCCGATGCCTTCCCTGTCCCGCACGCTGATCGCCATCGGGGCGACGGCGCTTTGTCTCGGCCTGCCGCTTCCCGCCGCCCGATCCGCCCCGCCGGCTCCCGCGCCGGGAGCCTCGCAGACCGTCCTTTCGCCGACGGTCCATTACCGGTCCAAGACCATCGACGGCGTCGATGTCTTCTATCGCGAGGCGGGTCCCGCCGACGCACCGGTGCTCCTGCTGCTGCACGGCTTTCCCTCGTCCTCCCACATGTTCCGCAACCTCATCCCGCTGCTGGCCGACCGCTACCGGGTGATCGCGCCCGACTATCCCGGCTTCGGCCATAGCGCCGTGCCCGATCGCGCCCGGTTTTCATATGGATTTGCCGCCTATGCCGGCCTCGTCGACCGCCTCATGGGCGAACTGCATGCCAGTTCCTATGCCCTCTATGTGATGGATTATGGCGCGCCTGTCGGCTACCGGCTGGCCCTCATGCATCCCGAGCGGGTGACCGCGCTGGTGGTGCAGAACGGCAATGCCTATGAGGAGGGCCTGAGCC belongs to Xanthobacter autotrophicus Py2 and includes:
- a CDS encoding HPP family protein (PFAM: HPP family protein?~KEGG: azo:azo2481 conserved hypothetical membrane protein), which codes for MLTSAPRPSASSDTSAPTRTVFGKDLRTLLLWCWQGLGGTLAVAAMEVAAYFGETPLALIPFVTSIVLVLGMPEAAAAQPRALVGGHLVSTLVGLAMLAAFGPSEPAAAAAVGLAMVAMRASGTMHPPAAINPIIVVMEAMKPGFLLVPVGLGAVLLSLYAFGWHNLARRGSWPLRWW
- a CDS encoding transcriptional regulator, LysR family (PFAM: regulatory protein LysR; LysR substrate-binding~KEGG: pol:Bpro_0510 transcriptional regulator, LysR family), producing MIEHPLDLDAVRAFVRIAELGSFTRAAEALQTTQAAVSLKLKRLEERLGCRLLERTPRYVELSARGEVFLKDARDLLEMHDRALAAFARARQRLAIGISDHVAGPELPALIARMNAQDPQLLIEIRIGSSGDLLQSFDRRELDTVIVRLHAGRNDGELVTEEKFGWFAAPHWQHRAGEPLPLATMAEPCGVRALAGQILDAAGVPWTEIFVGGGVTAVAAAVTAGLGVAALAPRMLPFGAVDVGRRLNLPELPRLPVLLHTRIKDGRPRDALAALSAAFRGAVRG
- a CDS encoding 4-oxalocrotonate tautomerase (PFAM: 4-oxalocrotonate tautomerase~KEGG: bbt:BBta_5441 hypothetical protein); the protein is MPLIHVSLRAGKPEAYREAILDSLYRALREALNVPEDDQFMTISEHAPGNFRHGTAYGVQRGDDLVYITITVFNTRTPEQKKALFRRIADLLGESPGIRPEDVFVVIADAPKENWSVGHGLQFA
- a CDS encoding Cupin 2 conserved barrel domain protein (PFAM: Cupin 2 conserved barrel domain protein~KEGG: rfr:Rfer_3146 cupin 2 protein), encoding MTTPVRTPLAAMDVPPRRKPSNYPAPFAERMSGREKRQLGDAFGLSRFGVNLTALAPGAQSALLHRHTRQEEFVYILSGTPTLRTDEGEFTLGPGMCVGFPANGLAHHLVNRTDEEVRYLEIGDRDPEDAGEYPEDDLVARFSAQGWSFTRKDGTPW
- a CDS encoding transcriptional regulator, LysR family (PFAM: regulatory protein LysR; helix-turn-helix Fis-type; LysR substrate-binding~KEGG: bja:blr7904 transcriptional regulatory protein) — its product is MSFSLPSLRGLAALDALARHRRQGAAAEALGISRSALSHRIADLEAELGARLIRTEGRVSVLTDDGTALLAAMGDAIERIEAAVAPLQRRCRQIRLSTVNTLAANWLLPRLPEFQRAHPGIEIAVLTTQRVVDLVEEDIDCAIRNGSGAWPDVAATLLFRETLVPVAAPGLVLGPAASWPVIRARARYRDWRLWWQGTGQGGAVPGSRIVVENRAQALEAALAGGGVLLTDARYIGAHVASGRLHVLGPAVELDTGNYFIRRKGARNPRHMDALEHWLVEQGSAAGQVE
- a CDS encoding RNA polymerase, sigma-24 subunit, ECF subfamily (TIGRFAM: RNA polymerase sigma-70~PFAM: sigma-70 region 2 domain protein; sigma-70 region 4 domain protein; Sigma-70 region 4 type 2~KEGG: ret:RHE_PF00056 putative RNA polymerase sigma factor protein, ECF family), yielding MSAPNPPLDALMIAAQAGDEAAYRALLKALAATLRSYFARRLGRDASVEDLVQDTLIAIHERRATYDPQRPFAAWFFAIARYKLIDHLRATHRNASSVVDEIDDIAGADEEAPASARLDLERLLDGLPQRSRDIVRTVKIEGQSVAEVSLRSGLSPTAIRVLLHRAVKTMSAKVGNSRQ
- a CDS encoding protein of unknown function DUF1109 (PFAM: protein of unknown function DUF1109~KEGG: rle:RL3021 putative transmembrane protein), which produces MRDGVRFAGGQEGISTDALIDALSGDLSATPVPSVRRTLALAFAFGSAASAAAMLALLGLRPDVSSALATASFWIKLVFPSGLAVAGLMAVDRLGRPGAEAGRGYTVGIAVAGTMALLASVQLASAPRDAMRPLLLGHTLDHCTALIMLLALPILAAGMYAMRQMAPTRLRLAGAAVGVTAGALSAAIYAIACDETALPFVTLWYGAGIALTGVLGALLGPRLLRW